One Oenanthe melanoleuca isolate GR-GAL-2019-014 chromosome 3, OMel1.0, whole genome shotgun sequence DNA segment encodes these proteins:
- the MAPRE3 gene encoding microtubule-associated protein RP/EB family member 3 isoform X3, with protein MAVNVYSTSVTSENLSRHDMLAWVNDSLQLNYTKIEQLCSGAAYCQFMDMLFPGCVHLRKVKFQAKLEHEYIHNFKVLQAAFKKMGVDKIIAVERLVKGKFQDNFEFIQWFKKFFDANYDGKEYNPLLARQGQDVAPPPNPGDHIYNKPKKPIGTAVPQRTSPTGPKNTPNPARLGNVPSGILRKNSPAARNGGTEADAQILELNQQLMDLKLTVDGLEKERDFYFSKLRDIELICQEHENENSPIITGIVSVLYATEEGFAPPEDDELEEQPPEDQDEY; from the exons ATGGCCGTCAATGTGTACTCGACGTCGGTGACCAGCGAGAACCTGAGCCGCCATGACATGCTGGCCTGGGTCAACGACTCCCTGCAGCTCAACTACACCAAGATcgagcagctctgctcag GGGCTGCGTACTGCCAGTTCATGGACATGCTGTTCCCCGGCTGCGTGCACCTGCGCAAGGTGAAGTTCCAGGCCAAGCTGGAGCACGAGTACATCCACAACTTCAAGGTGCTGCAGGCCGCCTTCAAGAAGATGGGAGTGGACAAA ATCATTGCTGTGGAGCGGCTGGTGAAGGGCAAGTTCCAGGACAATTTTGAGTTCATCCAGTGGTTCAAGAAATTCTTTGACGCCAACTACGACGGGAAGGAGTACAACCCGCTGCTGGCGCGGCAGGGCCAGGACGTCGCGCCCCCCCCTAACCCAGGTGATCACATCTACAACAAACCCAAGAAACCCATTGGCACTGCAG TCCCCCAGAGGACCTCCCCCACGGGCCCCAAGAACACCCCGAACCCAGCCCGCCTCGGCAACGTGCCCAGCGGCATCCTACGGAAAAACTCGCCCGCCGCCCGCAACGGCGGCACCGAGGCCGACGCGCAGATCCTGGAGCTCAACCAGCAG CTCATGGACCTGAAGCTGACAGTGGATGGGCTGGAGAAGGAGCGGGATTTCTACTTCAGCAAACTGCGGGACATTGAGCTCATCTGCCAGGAGCACGAGAACGAGAACAGCCCCATCATCACCGGCATCGTCAGCGTCCTCTATGCCACGGAG GAGGGCTTCGCCCCACCAGAGGACGAcgagctggaggagcagccgCCAGAGGACCAGGACGAGTACTAG
- the MAPRE3 gene encoding microtubule-associated protein RP/EB family member 3 isoform X2 translates to MQRWGMAVNVYSTSVTSENLSRHDMLAWVNDSLQLNYTKIEQLCSGAAYCQFMDMLFPGCVHLRKVKFQAKLEHEYIHNFKVLQAAFKKMGVDKIIAVERLVKGKFQDNFEFIQWFKKFFDANYDGKEYNPLLARQGQDVAPPPNPVPQRTSPTGPKNTPNPARLGNVPSGILRKNSPAARNGGTEADAQILELNQQLMDLKLTVDGLEKERDFYFSKLRDIELICQEHENENSPIITGIVSVLYATEEGFAPPEDDELEEQPPEDQDEY, encoded by the exons ATGCAGCG CTGGGGCATGGCCGTCAATGTGTACTCGACGTCGGTGACCAGCGAGAACCTGAGCCGCCATGACATGCTGGCCTGGGTCAACGACTCCCTGCAGCTCAACTACACCAAGATcgagcagctctgctcag GGGCTGCGTACTGCCAGTTCATGGACATGCTGTTCCCCGGCTGCGTGCACCTGCGCAAGGTGAAGTTCCAGGCCAAGCTGGAGCACGAGTACATCCACAACTTCAAGGTGCTGCAGGCCGCCTTCAAGAAGATGGGAGTGGACAAA ATCATTGCTGTGGAGCGGCTGGTGAAGGGCAAGTTCCAGGACAATTTTGAGTTCATCCAGTGGTTCAAGAAATTCTTTGACGCCAACTACGACGGGAAGGAGTACAACCCGCTGCTGGCGCGGCAGGGCCAGGACGTCGCGCCCCCCCCTAACCCAG TCCCCCAGAGGACCTCCCCCACGGGCCCCAAGAACACCCCGAACCCAGCCCGCCTCGGCAACGTGCCCAGCGGCATCCTACGGAAAAACTCGCCCGCCGCCCGCAACGGCGGCACCGAGGCCGACGCGCAGATCCTGGAGCTCAACCAGCAG CTCATGGACCTGAAGCTGACAGTGGATGGGCTGGAGAAGGAGCGGGATTTCTACTTCAGCAAACTGCGGGACATTGAGCTCATCTGCCAGGAGCACGAGAACGAGAACAGCCCCATCATCACCGGCATCGTCAGCGTCCTCTATGCCACGGAG GAGGGCTTCGCCCCACCAGAGGACGAcgagctggaggagcagccgCCAGAGGACCAGGACGAGTACTAG
- the MAPRE3 gene encoding microtubule-associated protein RP/EB family member 3 isoform X1 has product MQRWGMAVNVYSTSVTSENLSRHDMLAWVNDSLQLNYTKIEQLCSGAAYCQFMDMLFPGCVHLRKVKFQAKLEHEYIHNFKVLQAAFKKMGVDKIIAVERLVKGKFQDNFEFIQWFKKFFDANYDGKEYNPLLARQGQDVAPPPNPGDHIYNKPKKPIGTAVPQRTSPTGPKNTPNPARLGNVPSGILRKNSPAARNGGTEADAQILELNQQLMDLKLTVDGLEKERDFYFSKLRDIELICQEHENENSPIITGIVSVLYATEEGFAPPEDDELEEQPPEDQDEY; this is encoded by the exons ATGCAGCG CTGGGGCATGGCCGTCAATGTGTACTCGACGTCGGTGACCAGCGAGAACCTGAGCCGCCATGACATGCTGGCCTGGGTCAACGACTCCCTGCAGCTCAACTACACCAAGATcgagcagctctgctcag GGGCTGCGTACTGCCAGTTCATGGACATGCTGTTCCCCGGCTGCGTGCACCTGCGCAAGGTGAAGTTCCAGGCCAAGCTGGAGCACGAGTACATCCACAACTTCAAGGTGCTGCAGGCCGCCTTCAAGAAGATGGGAGTGGACAAA ATCATTGCTGTGGAGCGGCTGGTGAAGGGCAAGTTCCAGGACAATTTTGAGTTCATCCAGTGGTTCAAGAAATTCTTTGACGCCAACTACGACGGGAAGGAGTACAACCCGCTGCTGGCGCGGCAGGGCCAGGACGTCGCGCCCCCCCCTAACCCAGGTGATCACATCTACAACAAACCCAAGAAACCCATTGGCACTGCAG TCCCCCAGAGGACCTCCCCCACGGGCCCCAAGAACACCCCGAACCCAGCCCGCCTCGGCAACGTGCCCAGCGGCATCCTACGGAAAAACTCGCCCGCCGCCCGCAACGGCGGCACCGAGGCCGACGCGCAGATCCTGGAGCTCAACCAGCAG CTCATGGACCTGAAGCTGACAGTGGATGGGCTGGAGAAGGAGCGGGATTTCTACTTCAGCAAACTGCGGGACATTGAGCTCATCTGCCAGGAGCACGAGAACGAGAACAGCCCCATCATCACCGGCATCGTCAGCGTCCTCTATGCCACGGAG GAGGGCTTCGCCCCACCAGAGGACGAcgagctggaggagcagccgCCAGAGGACCAGGACGAGTACTAG